A section of the Methanosarcina mazei S-6 genome encodes:
- a CDS encoding tetratricopeptide repeat protein gives MMRGLESEYGVILPELRGHCKAAIRNFGNLNSSGDVDLHSSFKDFWTECSRVSAILWCKSDKKYRQRLRSVLSIADNSPLSPRLMSITETELKKMENLPGESQGGESQGIQKAAPFSYDSAQEVLKIKDKRLEILPLFMAVRDLYSSLPFFDELKSCTEMLEKDPWDATALFQKSLLLYKAGRFENSLKFIEQVLEIVPDDFRVWYNKGVILSDMGLLKEALDAYDRAIELEPSFEIVWDNKGVVLAGLGRLEEALETYEKVLLRDPKYAEAWAGKGSVLSALDRKEEALEAYSSALKIRPDYPEALKAAGNLLFKLGRYEKALSTYDMALQASPEDPGLWAGRGLVLSELNKQEEALQNCNRALELKPGFNPALEIKVEILSRISRQKAEKSR, from the coding sequence ATGATGAGAGGACTTGAATCCGAATACGGTGTAATTCTTCCGGAACTCCGCGGGCACTGCAAGGCCGCAATCAGGAATTTCGGCAATTTAAATAGTTCTGGGGATGTGGATCTGCATTCTTCTTTTAAGGATTTCTGGACGGAATGCAGCCGGGTTTCAGCCATTCTCTGGTGCAAAAGTGACAAAAAATACCGGCAACGCCTGAGATCGGTCCTTTCTATAGCAGATAATTCTCCTCTCTCCCCGAGGCTCATGTCCATAACGGAGACAGAGCTTAAAAAAATGGAAAATCTCCCGGGAGAGAGTCAAGGGGGAGAGAGTCAAGGTATCCAGAAAGCAGCTCCCTTTTCTTATGACTCTGCTCAGGAAGTTCTAAAGATTAAGGATAAAAGGCTTGAAATCCTGCCCCTATTTATGGCTGTAAGGGATCTTTACTCTTCTCTCCCTTTTTTTGATGAACTCAAATCCTGTACTGAAATGCTTGAAAAGGATCCCTGGGACGCCACAGCACTCTTTCAGAAATCCTTACTTCTTTATAAGGCGGGAAGGTTTGAAAATTCCCTGAAATTTATAGAGCAGGTGCTTGAAATCGTACCTGATGACTTCAGAGTCTGGTATAATAAAGGTGTAATTCTTTCGGATATGGGTCTGCTTAAAGAGGCACTGGATGCTTATGACAGGGCAATTGAGCTTGAACCTTCTTTTGAGATCGTATGGGACAATAAGGGAGTAGTGCTCGCAGGGCTAGGCAGGCTTGAGGAAGCACTTGAAACATATGAAAAAGTGCTCCTGAGAGACCCGAAATATGCAGAGGCCTGGGCAGGAAAAGGCTCGGTTCTTTCTGCACTTGACAGGAAAGAAGAAGCTCTTGAGGCATACAGCTCAGCTCTGAAAATCAGACCCGACTATCCTGAAGCCCTGAAAGCTGCCGGAAACCTTCTTTTCAAGCTCGGCAGGTATGAGAAAGCTCTATCAACATATGATATGGCTCTTCAGGCTTCACCGGAAGATCCCGGGCTCTGGGCTGGAAGGGGGCTTGTCCTTTCCGAACTGAACAAACAGGAAGAAGCCCTGCAGAACTGTAACCGAGCCCTTGAACTGAAGCCGGGATTTAATCCAGCTCTTGAGATCAAGGTCGAAATCCTTTCGAGAATTAGCCGCCAGAAAGCCGAAAAATCCCGATAA
- a CDS encoding PASTA domain-containing protein, whose protein sequence is MKAQLEKRLAELRAEYETGQKIFKDIEAKIVELEKRKNNLNETLLRISGAIELLEEVLGEDSKNEVTEVSDTDSQDTESQNKNVEVPFVVRLPLEKAVKKLEESGLLAGNIGEKSIFVAGVHFGDVIQQEPKGGMLADRGSTVDLIVATKGKLKPNLGRDSPLCQFSKH, encoded by the coding sequence ATGAAAGCACAACTCGAAAAGCGTCTGGCAGAGCTCAGGGCTGAGTATGAGACCGGTCAGAAAATCTTCAAAGATATTGAAGCAAAAATTGTAGAGCTTGAAAAAAGGAAAAATAATCTGAATGAAACACTCCTCAGGATCAGCGGGGCAATAGAGCTTCTGGAAGAGGTTCTGGGAGAAGATAGTAAAAACGAAGTTACAGAAGTATCAGATACAGATTCTCAGGATACGGAATCACAGAATAAAAATGTTGAGGTTCCTTTTGTCGTAAGATTACCTCTGGAGAAGGCTGTTAAAAAGCTGGAAGAATCGGGATTGCTTGCCGGCAATATCGGAGAGAAAAGTATCTTTGTAGCAGGCGTCCATTTTGGAGACGTTATCCAGCAGGAACCAAAAGGGGGAATGCTTGCAGACAGAGGGTCGACCGTGGACCTGATTGTGGCAACCAAGGGAAAGCTTAAACCTAATCTGGGCAGGGATTCGCCTTTATGCCAATTTTCAAAGCATTGA